The Drosophila mauritiana strain mau12 chromosome 2R, ASM438214v1, whole genome shotgun sequence genome has a segment encoding these proteins:
- the LOC117136080 gene encoding retinol dehydrogenase 12 isoform X2: MSLFAFLKSRTAFWLSFTGTTTGLAFFVKDLMQGGQFTKETNETGKVFIVTGANTGIGKETVRDIAKRGGTVYMACRNLKKCEEAREEIVLETKNKYVYCRQCDLASQESIRHFVAAFKREQEHLHVLINNAGVMRCPRSLTSDGIELQLGVNHMGHFLLTNLLLGLLKKSSPSRIVNVSSLAHTRGEINTGDLNSDKSYDEGKAYSQSKLANVLFTRELAKRLEGTNVTANALHPGVVDTEIIRHMGFFNNFFAGLFVKPLFWPFVKTPRNGAQTSLYVALDPELEKVTGQYFSDCKLKEMAPAATDTQTAKWLWAVSEKWTKPTMITIQYYFNVAD; encoded by the exons ATGTCACTATTTGCGTTTCTCAAGAGCCGCACCGCGTTCTGGCTGAGCTTCACCGGCACGACGACGGGACTGGCCTTCTTCGTCAA GGATCTTATGCAAGGCGGTCAGTTCACCAAAGAAACCAATGAGACCGGCAAGGTGTTCATTGTCACCGGTGCCAACACGGGGATCGGCAAGGAGACGGTGAGAGATATTGCGAAGCGAGGGGGCACCGTCTACATGGCATGCAGAAACCTAAAGAAATGTGAGGAG GCTCGCGAGGAAATCGTGCTGGAAACGAAGAACAAATATGTGTACTGCCGGCAATGTGACCTGGCTTCCCAAGAGTCCATCCGCCACTTTGTTGCTGC CTTCAAGAGGGAACAGGAGCATCTGCACGTACTGATCAACAACGCCGGTGTTATGCGCTGTCCCAGATCTCTCACCTCAGATGGCATCGAGCTTCAGCTGGGGGTTAATCACATGGGTCACTTCCTGCTTACCAATTTACTGTTGGGTCTACTCAAG AAATCCTCACCCAGTCGGATTGTAAATGTATCCAGTTTGGCACACactcgaggagaaataaacaCTGGCGATCTGAACAGCGACAAATCCTACGATGAAGGCAAGGCCTACAGCCAGAGCAAGTTGGCCAATGTACTCTTCACAAGGGAGTTGGCCAAAAGATTAGAGGGCACCAACGTAACGGCAAATGCCCTGCATCCAGGTGTGGTGGACACAGAAATCATCAGGCACATGGGTTTCTTCAATAATTTCTTTGCTGG ACTCTTTGTTAAGCCTTTGTTTTGGCCCTTTGTTAAGACTCCGAGAAATGGTGCTCAGACCTCGTTGTACGTTGCTCTGGATCCCGAGCTAGAAAAGGTGACAGGACAATACTTCAGCGACTGCAAGCTGAAGGAAATGGCGCCGGCTGCCACCGACACCCAAACGGCTAAGTGGCTCTGGGCAGTCAGTGAAAAGTGGACTAAGCCAACGATGATTACAATACAATA TTATTTTAACGTGGCCGACTAA
- the LOC117136080 gene encoding retinol dehydrogenase 12 isoform X1 has protein sequence MSLFAFLKSRTAFWLSFTGTTTGLAFFVKDLMQGGQFTKETNETGKVFIVTGANTGIGKETVRDIAKRGGTVYMACRNLKKCEEAREEIVLETKNKYVYCRQCDLASQESIRHFVAAFKREQEHLHVLINNAGVMRCPRSLTSDGIELQLGVNHMGHFLLTNLLLGLLKKSSPSRIVNVSSLAHTRGEINTGDLNSDKSYDEGKAYSQSKLANVLFTRELAKRLEGTNVTANALHPGVVDTEIIRHMGFFNNFFAGLFVKPLFWPFVKTPRNGAQTSLYVALDPELEKVTGQYFSDCKLKEMAPAATDTQTAKWLWAVSEKWTKPTMITIQYLQIFHLF, from the exons ATGTCACTATTTGCGTTTCTCAAGAGCCGCACCGCGTTCTGGCTGAGCTTCACCGGCACGACGACGGGACTGGCCTTCTTCGTCAA GGATCTTATGCAAGGCGGTCAGTTCACCAAAGAAACCAATGAGACCGGCAAGGTGTTCATTGTCACCGGTGCCAACACGGGGATCGGCAAGGAGACGGTGAGAGATATTGCGAAGCGAGGGGGCACCGTCTACATGGCATGCAGAAACCTAAAGAAATGTGAGGAG GCTCGCGAGGAAATCGTGCTGGAAACGAAGAACAAATATGTGTACTGCCGGCAATGTGACCTGGCTTCCCAAGAGTCCATCCGCCACTTTGTTGCTGC CTTCAAGAGGGAACAGGAGCATCTGCACGTACTGATCAACAACGCCGGTGTTATGCGCTGTCCCAGATCTCTCACCTCAGATGGCATCGAGCTTCAGCTGGGGGTTAATCACATGGGTCACTTCCTGCTTACCAATTTACTGTTGGGTCTACTCAAG AAATCCTCACCCAGTCGGATTGTAAATGTATCCAGTTTGGCACACactcgaggagaaataaacaCTGGCGATCTGAACAGCGACAAATCCTACGATGAAGGCAAGGCCTACAGCCAGAGCAAGTTGGCCAATGTACTCTTCACAAGGGAGTTGGCCAAAAGATTAGAGGGCACCAACGTAACGGCAAATGCCCTGCATCCAGGTGTGGTGGACACAGAAATCATCAGGCACATGGGTTTCTTCAATAATTTCTTTGCTGG ACTCTTTGTTAAGCCTTTGTTTTGGCCCTTTGTTAAGACTCCGAGAAATGGTGCTCAGACCTCGTTGTACGTTGCTCTGGATCCCGAGCTAGAAAAGGTGACAGGACAATACTTCAGCGACTGCAAGCTGAAGGAAATGGCGCCGGCTGCCACCGACACCCAAACGGCTAAGTGGCTCTGGGCAGTCAGTGAAAAGTGGACTAAGCCAACGATGATTACAATACAATA TCTACAAATCTTCCATTTGTTTTAG
- the LOC117136080 gene encoding retinol dehydrogenase 12 isoform X3, whose product MSLFAFLKSRTAFWLSFTGTTTGLAFFVKDLMQGGQFTKETNETGKVFIVTGANTGIGKETVRDIAKRGGTVYMACRNLKKCEEAREEIVLETKNKYVYCRQCDLASQESIRHFVAAFKREQEHLHVLINNAGVMRCPRSLTSDGIELQLGVNHMGHFLLTNLLLGLLKKSSPSRIVNVSSLAHTRGEINTGDLNSDKSYDEGKAYSQSKLANVLFTRELAKRLEGTNVTANALHPGVVDTEIIRHMGFFNNFFAGLFVKPLFWPFVKTPRNGAQTSLYVALDPELEKVTGQYFSDCKLKEMAPAATDTQTAKWLWAVSEKWTKPTMITIQ is encoded by the exons ATGTCACTATTTGCGTTTCTCAAGAGCCGCACCGCGTTCTGGCTGAGCTTCACCGGCACGACGACGGGACTGGCCTTCTTCGTCAA GGATCTTATGCAAGGCGGTCAGTTCACCAAAGAAACCAATGAGACCGGCAAGGTGTTCATTGTCACCGGTGCCAACACGGGGATCGGCAAGGAGACGGTGAGAGATATTGCGAAGCGAGGGGGCACCGTCTACATGGCATGCAGAAACCTAAAGAAATGTGAGGAG GCTCGCGAGGAAATCGTGCTGGAAACGAAGAACAAATATGTGTACTGCCGGCAATGTGACCTGGCTTCCCAAGAGTCCATCCGCCACTTTGTTGCTGC CTTCAAGAGGGAACAGGAGCATCTGCACGTACTGATCAACAACGCCGGTGTTATGCGCTGTCCCAGATCTCTCACCTCAGATGGCATCGAGCTTCAGCTGGGGGTTAATCACATGGGTCACTTCCTGCTTACCAATTTACTGTTGGGTCTACTCAAG AAATCCTCACCCAGTCGGATTGTAAATGTATCCAGTTTGGCACACactcgaggagaaataaacaCTGGCGATCTGAACAGCGACAAATCCTACGATGAAGGCAAGGCCTACAGCCAGAGCAAGTTGGCCAATGTACTCTTCACAAGGGAGTTGGCCAAAAGATTAGAGGGCACCAACGTAACGGCAAATGCCCTGCATCCAGGTGTGGTGGACACAGAAATCATCAGGCACATGGGTTTCTTCAATAATTTCTTTGCTGG ACTCTTTGTTAAGCCTTTGTTTTGGCCCTTTGTTAAGACTCCGAGAAATGGTGCTCAGACCTCGTTGTACGTTGCTCTGGATCCCGAGCTAGAAAAGGTGACAGGACAATACTTCAGCGACTGCAAGCTGAAGGAAATGGCGCCGGCTGCCACCGACACCCAAACGGCTAAGTGGCTCTGGGCAGTCAGTGAAAAGTGGACTAAGCCAACGATGATTACAATACAATAG
- the LOC117136082 gene encoding retinol dehydrogenase 12 isoform X1: MEIVIRFLQSIAPVFLAHGIVGIIAFCVRLYMQGGKFRKQTDETGKVAIVTGGNTGLGKETVMELARRGATVYMACRSKEKGERARREIVKETGNSNVFSRECDLSSLDSIRKFAENFKKEQRELHILINNAGVFWEPHRLTKEGFEMHLGVNHIGHFLLTNLLLDVLERSAPSRVVVVASRAHERGQINVDDINSSDFYDEGVAYCQSKLANILFTRELAKRLKGTGVTVNALNPGIADTEIARNMIFFQTKFAQYVVETILRPLLWAMMKTPKNGAQTTLYAALDPDLEKVSGQYFSDCALAPVAPAALDDQMAQWLWAQSEKWAEIAL; this comes from the exons ATGGAAATTGTTATAAGGTTTCTGCAAAGCATAGCACCCGTCTTCTTGGCCCACGGGATTGTCGGCATTATCGCCTTCTGCGTGAG GCTGTATATGCAGGGCGGAAAGTTTAGGAAGCAGACCGATGAGACGGGAAAAGTGGCCATCGTTACTGGCGGCAACACGGGTCTTGGCAAGGAGACCGTGATGGAGTTGGCCAGAAGAGGAGCCACCGTTTACATGGCCTGCCGCAGCAAAGAAAAAGGGGAGAGAGCTCGCAGGGAAATCGTCAAGGAGACCGGAAACTCCAATGTCTTCTCACGGGAGTGCGACCTGTCGTCCCTGGATTCCATTCGAAAGTTTGCAGAGAA CTTTAAGAAAGAACAGAGGGAGCTGCACATCCTCATCAACAATGCTGGTGTGTTTTGGGAACCGCATAGATTGACGAAAGAGGGATTTGAAATGCACCTGGGTGTAAACCACATCGGACACTTCCTGCTAACCAACCTACTCCTCGACGTGCTGGAGAGGTCGGCTCCTAGTCGGGTGGTGGTGGTCGCCAGCAGAGCCCACGAACGGGGTCAGATTAATGTGGATGACATCAACAGTTCTGATTTTTACGATGAAGGAGTAGCCTACTGCCAAAGTAAGCTGGCCAATATACTGTTCACCCGGGAATTGGCCAAGCGGCTGAAGGGCACGGGTGTGACGGTCAACGCCCTTAATCCTGGAATAGCAGACACGGAGATAGCCAGGAACATGATCTTCTTCCAAACAAAGTTTGCCCAGTATGTGGTAGA aACCATTTTGAGGCCGCTCCTTTGGGCCATGATGAAGACACCTAAGAACGGGGCCCAGACCACCTTGTATGCTGCCTTGGATCCTGATCTCGAAAAAGTTTCGGGTCAGTACTTCAGCGATTGCGCTCTGGCTCCTGTAGCTCCCGCTGCCCTCGACGACCAGATGGCCCAGTGGTTGTGGGCGCAGTCCGAGAAGTGGGCGGAAATTGCTCTGTAA
- the LOC117136082 gene encoding retinol dehydrogenase 12 isoform X2 produces the protein MEIVIRFLQSIAPVFLAHGIVGIIAFCVRLYMQGGKFRKQTDETGKVAIVTGGNTGLGKETVMELARRGATVYMACRSKEKGERARREIVKETGNSNVFSRECDLSSLDSIRKFAENFKKEQRELHILINNAGVFWEPHRLTKEGFEMHLGVNHIGHFLLTNLLLDVLERSAPSRVVVVASRAHERGQINVDDINSSDFYDEGVAYCQSKLANILFTRELAKRLKGTGVTVNALNPGIADTEIARNMIFFQTKFAQTILRPLLWAMMKTPKNGAQTTLYAALDPDLEKVSGQYFSDCALAPVAPAALDDQMAQWLWAQSEKWAEIAL, from the exons ATGGAAATTGTTATAAGGTTTCTGCAAAGCATAGCACCCGTCTTCTTGGCCCACGGGATTGTCGGCATTATCGCCTTCTGCGTGAG GCTGTATATGCAGGGCGGAAAGTTTAGGAAGCAGACCGATGAGACGGGAAAAGTGGCCATCGTTACTGGCGGCAACACGGGTCTTGGCAAGGAGACCGTGATGGAGTTGGCCAGAAGAGGAGCCACCGTTTACATGGCCTGCCGCAGCAAAGAAAAAGGGGAGAGAGCTCGCAGGGAAATCGTCAAGGAGACCGGAAACTCCAATGTCTTCTCACGGGAGTGCGACCTGTCGTCCCTGGATTCCATTCGAAAGTTTGCAGAGAA CTTTAAGAAAGAACAGAGGGAGCTGCACATCCTCATCAACAATGCTGGTGTGTTTTGGGAACCGCATAGATTGACGAAAGAGGGATTTGAAATGCACCTGGGTGTAAACCACATCGGACACTTCCTGCTAACCAACCTACTCCTCGACGTGCTGGAGAGGTCGGCTCCTAGTCGGGTGGTGGTGGTCGCCAGCAGAGCCCACGAACGGGGTCAGATTAATGTGGATGACATCAACAGTTCTGATTTTTACGATGAAGGAGTAGCCTACTGCCAAAGTAAGCTGGCCAATATACTGTTCACCCGGGAATTGGCCAAGCGGCTGAAGGGCACGGGTGTGACGGTCAACGCCCTTAATCCTGGAATAGCAGACACGGAGATAGCCAGGAACATGATCTTCTTCCAAACAAAGTTTGCCCA aACCATTTTGAGGCCGCTCCTTTGGGCCATGATGAAGACACCTAAGAACGGGGCCCAGACCACCTTGTATGCTGCCTTGGATCCTGATCTCGAAAAAGTTTCGGGTCAGTACTTCAGCGATTGCGCTCTGGCTCCTGTAGCTCCCGCTGCCCTCGACGACCAGATGGCCCAGTGGTTGTGGGCGCAGTCCGAGAAGTGGGCGGAAATTGCTCTGTAA
- the LOC117138315 gene encoding uncharacterized protein CG1339: MWPATDFRRHQRKPSQVLHRWFFKGSAWSIYAIACGLHFFKLQYNERTNQVEESQYHRIWSKIVVVLKVILLASPYLQYFVLGLGIYIHMTLVQDSKAQNFLMSLIVLGIVIGVLRRLLIFLHLKRDRRFLKHTVNEILQITSALEQKFGMEYKCDSTLLVVYLAKLWILTVMLDSLWYKPYFLSSIFIYWVLLEYCFAGYFVYQLILLSWYHTIILFLQRFIEDHANRLDIELCYHRRLIPLFELHLRINNLHKHVRDNVSWLSTSVYLMIFTCIFNAELLIECSLFAGDELENKIYIIADGCLGPVCIPILYVLILGMCTDRFRDAEVQLQQLFVIVQGLYMRKVRPRLLIAMVLDNEHTSLIIHQKLKPLENMIILDITCDREFVMDYIVTVILTALSLVQYTMSTGGNISECVTHK; this comes from the exons ATGTGGCCCGCGACCGACTTCCGCCGGCATCAAAGGAAGCCAAGCCAAGTTCTCCATCGGTGGTTTTTCAAGGGCAGTGCCTGGAGCATATACGCCATCGCCTGCGGACTCCACTTCTTCAAGCTGCAGTACAACGAGCGCACCAATCAAGTGGAGGAGTCGCAGTACCATCGAATATGGTCCAAGATCGTGGTTGTCCTCAAGGTGATACTGCTGGCCAGCCCGTATCTACAGTACTTCGTACTCGGACTGGGCATATACATCCACATGACACTGGTGCAGGACAGCAAGGCGCAGAACTTCCTGATGAGTCTCATCGTGCTCGGAATCGTGATAGGCGTCCTGCGCCGCCTACTAATCTTCCTGCACCTGAAGAGGGATCGCAGGTTCCTGAAGCATACTGTAAACGAGATCCTGCAGATAACCAGCGCGCTGGAGCAAAAGTTCGGTATGGAGTATAAGTGCGACTCCACATTGCTAGTGGTGTACTTGGCTAAGCTGTGGATACTCACCGTCATGCTGGATTCCTTGTGGTACAAGCCCTACTTTCTCTCCTCCATCTTCATCTACTGGGTGCTGTTGGAGTACTGCTTTGCTGGCTACTTCGTTTACCAACTGATCCTGCTCAGCTGGTACCACACCATTATTCTGTTCCTGCAGCGCTTCATCGAGGACCATGCGAATCGGTTGGATATTGAGCTTTGCTACCATCGGCGCTTGATCCCGCTCTTCGAGCTCCATCTGCGCATCAACAATCTGCATAAGCATGTTAGGGACAACGTCTCCTGGCTCTCGACCTCTGTTTACCTGATGATCTTCACCTGCATCTTCAACGCCGAACTGCTCATTGAATGCAGTCTGTTTGCCGGAGACGAGCTGGAGAACAAGATCTACATCATCGCGGACGGTTGCTTGGGACCCGTCTGCATTCCGATACTGTATGTGCTGATCCTGGGCATGTGCACCGATCGATTCCGCGATGCTGAAGTACAGCTTCAGCAACTGTTCGTAATCGTCCAGGGCTTGTATATGAGGAAGGTCAGGCCACGCCTTCTAATCGCAATGGTTCTCGACAACGAG CACACCTCCTTGATAATTCACCAGAAGCTAAAACCGCTCGAAAACATGATCATCCTGGACATCACTTGCGACAGGGAGTTCGTCATGGACTACATTGTTACGGTGATCCTTACAGCATTGTCACTTGTGCAGTACACCATGTCAACTGGAGGAAATATAAGCGAGTGCGTGACCCATAAATAG
- the LOC117136756 gene encoding retinol dehydrogenase 13, whose product MSAPTDYLFCPLAYGSALSAIGIYLLRQYMQGGQFTTKTDETGRVAIVTGCNQGIGKETVLELARRGATVYMACRDMKKCENARREIIEATNNQNIFARQLDLCSMKSIRNFAAGFKREQNKLHILINNAGIMDCPKMLTEDGFEMQIGVNHMGHFLLTLLLLDLLKSSAPSRIVVLSSIAHRLGRIKRDDLNSEKSYDRKMAYCQSKLANVLFTRELAKRLNGTGVTVNALHPGVVNTELFRNTPFLGSRFGKLLIAPIIWIFIKTARNGAQTTLYAALEPSLGKVSGRYFSDCKQKHVGSAAQYDDDAQFLWAESEKWTGINI is encoded by the exons ATGAGTGCACCCACGGATTACCTGTTCTGTCCGCTGGCATATGGGTCAGCTCTTTCGGCTATCGGAATATATCTGCTCCG ACAATATATGCAGGGAGGTCAGTTCACCACGAAAACGGATGAAACCGGCAGAGTGGCGATTGTGACCGGCTGCAACCAGGGGATTGGCAAGGAGACCGTGCTGGAGCTGGCCCGCAGGGGAGCCACCGTGTACATGGCTTGTCGGGACATGAAGAAGTGCGAGAATGCTCGTCGGGAGATCATCGAAGCGACCAACAACCAGAACATCTTCGCACGCCAATTGGACCTGTGCTCCATGAAGTCCATTAGGAACTTCGCTGCTGG CTTTAAGCGGGAGCAAAACAAGCTCCATATTCTTATCAACAATGCCGGCATTATGGACTGCCCCAAAATGCTGACGGAGGACGGCTTTGAAATGCAAATCGGAGTGAATCACATGGGCCACTTCCTGCTCACACTTCTGCTCCTCGATCTGCTAAAGAGTTCCGCGCCCAGTCGCATTGTGGTCCTGTCCAGCATTGCTCACCGGCTCGGAAGGATTAAGCGTGACGACCTGAACAGCGAAAAGTCCTACGACAGAAAGATGGCCTACTGTCAGAGCAAATTGGCCAACGTTCTCTTCACCAGGGAGTTGGCGAAGCGCCTGAACGGAACTGGGGTCACGGTGAATGCCCTACATCCCGGAGTAGTGAACACAGAACTGTTCCGCAATACACCCTTTTTGGGTTCGAGATTTGGAAA ATTGCTCATAGCTCCTATTATATGGATTTTCATAAAGACGGCTAGGAATGGCGCACAGACGACCCTGTACGCTGCCCTGGAACCCAGTTTGGGAAAAGTATCTGGAAGATACTTCAGCGATTGCAAGCAGAAGCACGTGGGCTCGGCCGCCCAATATGATGATGATGCCCAATTCCTATGGGCGGAAAGTGAGAAGTGGACGGGAATTAATATTTGA
- the LOC117136296 gene encoding retinol dehydrogenase 12, translated as MGCLTNCLCCPLLFWPSIIGLAAYLLRKYMQGGQFTKQTDETGKVFIVTGANTGIGKETVLEIAKRGGTVYMACRDMNRCEKARKDIIRETNNQNIFSRELDLSSMESIRKFAAGFKKEQDKLHVLINNAGVMHCPKTLTKDGFEMQLGVNHMGHFLLTHLLLDVLKKTTPSRIVNVSSLAHTHGSINTADLNSEKSYSRIGAYTQSKLANVLFTRELAKRLEGTGVTTNSLHPGAVDTELLRNWKFLENPFAQLLAKPLLWVLFKTPRNGAQTTLYAALDPALKDVSGLYFSDCRPKEVSAAAQDDKTGKFLWAESEKWTGVNSTKVD; from the exons ATGGGCTGCCTTACCAATTGCTTGTGCTGCCCCCTCCTTTTTTGGCCGTCCATCATCGGATTGGCTGCCTACTTGCTGAG AAAATACATGCAGGGCGGTCAGTTCACCAAGCAGACCGATGAGACCGGCAAGGTGTTCATTGTCACCGGTGCCAACACGGGCATTggcaaggagacggtcctggAGATTGCCAAGCGAGGAGGCACCGTGTACATGGCTTGCCGGGATATGAACCGGTGCGAGAAGGCGCGCAAGGATATTATCAGGGAGACAAACAACCAGAACATATTCTCTCGGGAACTGGACTTGAGTTCGATGGAATCCATTCGCAAATTCGCTGCTGG ATTCAAGAAAGAGCAGGATAAGCTCCATGTCCTGATCAACAATGCAGGAGTTATGCACTGTCCCAAAACACTGACCAAGGATGGCTTCGAAATGCAGTTGGGAGTCAACCATATGGGACACTTTCTGCTCACCCACTTGCTGCTGGACGTGTTAAAG AAAACTACACCCAGTCGCATCGTGAACGTATCCAGCCTGGCGCACACCCATGGTTCCATTAACACTGCCGACCTAAACAGTGAAAAGTCGTACAGCAGAATCGGTGCCTATACTCAGAGCAAACTGGCCAACGTCCTGTTCACCCGGGAACTGGCCAAGCGCCTGGAGGGAACGGGGGTCACAACCAACTCCCTACATCCCGGTGCCGTGGACACGGAGCTGCTGAGGAATTGGAAGTTCCTGGAAAACCCCTTTGCACA GCTACTGGCCAAGCCCCTCCTGTGGGTGCTCTTCAAAACCCCTCGCAATGGAGCGCAGACCACTCTCTACGCTGCCCTGGATCCTGCACTAAAGGATGTTTCCGGGCTCTACTTTAGCGACTGCCGGCCCAAAGAAGTGTCTGCAGCTGCCCAGGACGACAAGACTGGAAAGTTCCTCTGGGCGGAGAGCGAGAAGTGGACCGGCGTGAATTCAACCAAAGTTGATTAA
- the LOC117137083 gene encoding retinol dehydrogenase 13 isoform X2: MEYMQGGKFTKDTDETGKVFIVTGANTGIGKETALEIARRGGTVYLACRDMNRCEKARKDIIKETNNQNIFSRELDLSSLDSIRKFVDGFKMEQPKLHVLINNAGVMRCPKTLTKDGYELQLGVNHIGHFLLTNLLLDVLKNSAPSRIVVVSSLAHARGSINVADLNSEKSYDEGLAYSQSKLANVLFTRELAKRLEGSGVTVNALHPGVVDTELARNWAFFQTNLVKFFLKPMIWPLLKTPKSGAQTSIYAALDPELKNITGLYFSDCKPKPVAPGALDDKVAKFLWAESEKWTGLDKLEANK, from the exons AT GGAGTACATGCAAGGTGGAAAGTTTACGAAGGACACCGATGAGACCGGAAAGGTATTCATTGTGACCGGTGCCAACACGGGTATTGGCAAGGAGACGGCTCTGGAGATAGCCAGACGTGGGGGAACTGTGTACTTGGCTTGCAGGGATATGAACCGGTGCGAGAAGGCGCGCAAGGACATCATCAAGGAGACAAATAACCAGAATATATTCTCTCGAGAGCTGGACCTAAGTTCCCTGGACTCCATTCGCAAATTTGTTGATGG CTTCAAGATGGAGCAACCCAAGCTTCACGTCCTGATCAACAATGCCGGCGTGATGCGCTGTCCCAAGACCCTGACCAAGGATGGCTACGAACTTCAGTTGGGAGTAAATCATATTGGTCACTTTTTGCTGACTAACTTGCTGCTCGACGTGCTCAAG aaCTCGGCTCCCAGTCGCATTGTCGTTGTGTCCAGTCTGGCACATGCGCGTGGCTCCATTAACGTGGCCGACCTGAACAGTGAGAAGTCGTATGATGAGGGCCTAGCCTACAGCCAGAGCAAGTTGGCCAACGTCCTGTTCACCCGGGAATTGGCCAAGCGTTTGGAGGGCAGCGGAGTCACAGTAAATGCCCTTCACCCTGGTGTTGTTGACACTGAACTGGCGCGGAACTGGGCCTTCTTCCAGACAAACCTTGTGAA GTTCTTTTTGAAGCCAATGATTTGGCCGCTTTTAAAGACACCGAAAAGTGGAGCACAGACCTCGATCTATGCTGCTTTGGATCCGGAACTGAAGAACATCACTGGCCTGTACTTCAGCGACTGCAAACCAAAGCCTGTGGCTCCTGGTGCCTTGGACGATAAGGTTGCCAAGTTCCTGTGGGCCGAGAGCGAGAAATGGACCGGCTTAGATAAGCTGGAAGCTAATAAGTAA
- the LOC117137083 gene encoding retinol dehydrogenase 13 isoform X1 produces the protein MCIFIDCLLSPLIVWPAIIGVGIYFLKEYMQGGKFTKDTDETGKVFIVTGANTGIGKETALEIARRGGTVYLACRDMNRCEKARKDIIKETNNQNIFSRELDLSSLDSIRKFVDGFKMEQPKLHVLINNAGVMRCPKTLTKDGYELQLGVNHIGHFLLTNLLLDVLKNSAPSRIVVVSSLAHARGSINVADLNSEKSYDEGLAYSQSKLANVLFTRELAKRLEGSGVTVNALHPGVVDTELARNWAFFQTNLVKFFLKPMIWPLLKTPKSGAQTSIYAALDPELKNITGLYFSDCKPKPVAPGALDDKVAKFLWAESEKWTGLDKLEANK, from the exons ATGTGCATTTTCATCGATTGTTTATTGAGCCCCCTGATTGTGTGGCCAGCTATTATCGGCGTGGGCATCTACTTCTTGAA GGAGTACATGCAAGGTGGAAAGTTTACGAAGGACACCGATGAGACCGGAAAGGTATTCATTGTGACCGGTGCCAACACGGGTATTGGCAAGGAGACGGCTCTGGAGATAGCCAGACGTGGGGGAACTGTGTACTTGGCTTGCAGGGATATGAACCGGTGCGAGAAGGCGCGCAAGGACATCATCAAGGAGACAAATAACCAGAATATATTCTCTCGAGAGCTGGACCTAAGTTCCCTGGACTCCATTCGCAAATTTGTTGATGG CTTCAAGATGGAGCAACCCAAGCTTCACGTCCTGATCAACAATGCCGGCGTGATGCGCTGTCCCAAGACCCTGACCAAGGATGGCTACGAACTTCAGTTGGGAGTAAATCATATTGGTCACTTTTTGCTGACTAACTTGCTGCTCGACGTGCTCAAG aaCTCGGCTCCCAGTCGCATTGTCGTTGTGTCCAGTCTGGCACATGCGCGTGGCTCCATTAACGTGGCCGACCTGAACAGTGAGAAGTCGTATGATGAGGGCCTAGCCTACAGCCAGAGCAAGTTGGCCAACGTCCTGTTCACCCGGGAATTGGCCAAGCGTTTGGAGGGCAGCGGAGTCACAGTAAATGCCCTTCACCCTGGTGTTGTTGACACTGAACTGGCGCGGAACTGGGCCTTCTTCCAGACAAACCTTGTGAA GTTCTTTTTGAAGCCAATGATTTGGCCGCTTTTAAAGACACCGAAAAGTGGAGCACAGACCTCGATCTATGCTGCTTTGGATCCGGAACTGAAGAACATCACTGGCCTGTACTTCAGCGACTGCAAACCAAAGCCTGTGGCTCCTGGTGCCTTGGACGATAAGGTTGCCAAGTTCCTGTGGGCCGAGAGCGAGAAATGGACCGGCTTAGATAAGCTGGAAGCTAATAAGTAA